ACCACCTTCACTTATTACAACACCACCTTCACTTTATTTCTCTTGTGCGTTTACTTGACAATGAACACAAGTTCAGATGTTGACGGTTGTTGTTTAGTCACCATTAtgatgatcagtgtttgctttacttgggctcttgactcttcgCTTTAACCTTCAGGTTTTCTTTAGCTTTTATGTCTGATAAAAGCTGAGAGAAAGTGTTTTCATGTTCTTTCTGATGGTGAGAGTCGTCATTCTATGttcatctcaacaatggtgataaCTAACAAACTATTCAGATAaacgcaatgcattctgggtaccaTCATAGTTCAAAACTCAtccatgattcccagcatgcattgcaacataaagcttttcatttaatgtcactgttgagattcatacattgATTATTCATGTCTAAGTGTGAAAAACCAGCTCCCGTAATTTAATGTGCATTATGTTTTATAAATCTGTTCATATGAATGTTATCGCAAGAAATCTGTGCTTTCAGCTGAATCTCATTCACACAGATATAACAAAAAcccaacaaaaatatgaataacgTAATACCAACACTCAACTAGATGACGattcacatcatcatcatcatcatcatcatcatcatccagaCAAATAAATCTGATCACTTTTTCTTTTGAGTGTCCTTCATTTTCCAGCTCAAAGAGAGATCACAGTATATCAGATGAAGGGtgaagagctcaactaaagtaaacactgatcacattaaTGGAGACTTTAAGAACAATGAAACATCAAGTCATTCATGTTCTGCAGCATGTTGATTTGTGAAAGTCCCTGTGAGGCAGAAGTGGTGATTGTCTTCAGTTTTCTGACATATTTCACAATGAAACTTCATATTGAATGAGGAagaatagtgggtgtggctcatGTTTTCTACTGTGATTGattgatgaataaaaacaacatgttctGCTCAAGCCGTCAAACTCACTTCATCAGAGAAAGATCATCACTAgaggacagaagtgcattttcagatttcatgatcattacttttgtttaaaagaaaacatcagtTTTTTTCAGTAACATGGAAAATGTCAATTTGGTGTAAATGTTTCTGGCGTTTTATggaattttactattttaataaaaaaatgtgaaaatactgtTACGTTACACTGCATTTtacctgtaaaaatacatttattttttacagtgtatagatagcatctaattaatatttacatttatcacaAAGAACTGTGAAGTCTACATGGTGTAAATTGAATATATAATACAACTAGTACATGCAGCCGCTGCTAAATTCAACTGGGAAATTATAGACTATATTTGGtgtcaatgtgtgttttttaaatattttttacagttatgataaaaatgtgatatggctgtgaaattctaatggatttttcagtaaaaatacactttatccaactctgacaaaaaataaacatgaacattttttaaaggacaTGTCAGGTTAACAATACACAACAATGACTTTAATTTAAAGGAAATAGAGCGTTTTCTCCAGTAACACATTTAATCAGTTAAAGAACAGGAGAAATGTACATTAGGTATCAATGTATGCTTTTTTATAGAATTTCACAGTTCTGATTAAAATTAGATGTTACTGTTAAATTATActgttttttctctgtaaaaatacatttattttttacagtgtgcattAATTCAAATTTCAGCTTCTCTTCAGATGTCTAAAAAATTCCAGGAGTATCAATGACTGAGATTCTCCTTCCACCCACATCTGCTTTTTTCCTTGACATGATCTACTGATATCATGGaatcattataaaaaaaaacattatcaaaAGCAGGGGGGTTTCGTGACGCTTTAAACTCCTCTCTCCCCAGTAGTGTTTCCAATTGCACTCTTTCCTGATCCAGTTTTACCTAGTAACACAATCCTCACATCTGAAGAAAAAGGAAGAATttcacaaaattattttctgttataGGTTAAtaggaaaaaaatgtataaatataacagGACAAcacagaaactgcgtgtgttacctaatcttttattaatttaaattcacagtacataaaaaaagtttaaattatGCAAAGTAAATGTCAAGTCTTTTTATGTTTTGGGAATTTTATTATTAGCAAAGAATCAACTGAGGATCTTAGGATTTCcccataaaatgaacaaaatacaataaaaccaaATCAATTGTTTATTAACAAATGATCACATGCAGCTATGTGTTGTTTATTAGtcatttaaataatgaaaatcaATGTTACAatttgattttcttttgaaCATTTGCCTGCAATTAGCAACCCTGAATTATTTTGTACTTTCCTCCTAAATCTCTTTGAATACACAGCAAAACCTCCGGTGTTAAATGAACACTTTTAGTGTTTATATAATTATCACTCAGAGTGTTAAAAAGTAACACTGAAGCAGAGttaaagttaatgagataatgaatgtgattaatgaagtgatgattggtcattaatgatgaacacctgctgttaacaaacacaatcactgaagaAAACATCAACAATAAGAAGTCACCCTGAAAGTGTTTAGTGTTTCCATTAGTTGGGCTCTTATcctagatttagatttttatttatttttggttagCTGTAATAGTGTGTTAATAATGCACATTTACAACAGTAAAACAAAGCTAAATGTTATCTTACTGATATTAAATACTTACCGCATTTGGTACAGTTTTGACTTTATTAAGCTCAGTGTAGGTGAGTTTTATCCTCATCAGACTTAATTTAGCATTCCTGACTCTGAGATGGCACTCTACAGTGATATATTTGATAATGAAAGTTCACTCTCAATAGTTAAAAAAATCTACTGCTTGAATCaattagacatgaagaatcagtgtatgaatctcaaaaATGGTGACAgccaacaaaagaaagcttcatgctgcaatgcatgctgggtaacatcatagtaaaagactcattcatgactcccagcatgcattgcagcttAAATAAAAGCTATGATTTTTTcgccattgttgagattcataagCTAATTCTTGATGTCTGAAAGATTTAAAACATAAGCCTTTTTCAATCTGTGAAAATGTGAAGCTTTCTTAAAAGCTTTTACTAGACAGCTGTGACACATAattaaaataagataaataacaaaacattgaCAAGTCTCCTATAATCATCACAGATTTGATGATGCATTGGCTATGAAACAAGATAACTTGCTTTTGTTCGGCTGTTAGAAATGTGCCTCTAAAATACACGTTTACAGCTAACTAATATTATTAAAGGTAGAAATCAATGTTAAGAGCCTAACTAAAGGAAACACTAAACACTCTTAGGGTGACTTCTTATTGATCATGTTTtcttcagtgattgtgtttgttaacaacaggtgttcatcattaatgactcaatcatcacttcattaatcacattaattatctcattaactttaaCTCTGCTTCAGTGTTACTTTTTAACACTCTGAGTGAGAACTATATAAACACTAAgggccggtttcacagacacagtttagcttaagccatGACTTTGCCTTaattgaattaagatatttatatcgcttttataaaaatgcctaaGAATATTACATTACTGatctgcatcttgagacaaaacaatggcactaatatattttaagatatttctgggcaagttatgtTCAGTTAAGACAAGTCACACATTcgttttagtctgggactagccttaaaccttgtctgtgaaaccgagccAAAAAGTGGTAATTTAACACTGGAGGTTTTGCTGTGTACCTGCTGCACCTGCTGCTCCACCCATTCATTTTTAATAGGTGCACAAGATAGAACTAGGTGAACAACATAACTTTTTCATGAGGAAATTCATAAGGGTTTGAACAATTATATTTTCTGTGCCACTGCAGAGCAATCACCCTTATGAAAAATCCCTGGCTAGAGTTTAAATCTTATACAGGGTTTAAATGTTTTAGCCTGTTTTGGTTTGTGAAAGCAGAAGACAATAACTCTCTCTGCACTACAGcctcaaaaagaaaaatttattttgataaatAGCTTTTGCAAACAAATGTCAGACTCACGTACTAGGAGGGGTATTCATGCTTCCTCTGCGTTCTGAGAGCAATCAAtttcaagagagagagaaagaaagaaagagatatgagttaataaaatatctgatgtACAATTCTAAAAAATAATACAGTACACACAAgctttaaaaatgctttaaaatttGAGTCCAGTGATTTTACTTCATTAAACAAACCTGGTTGTGAAGGCTTTCCAATATCCTGTTGTTTAAAAATCTCTCTCATGTCTATTTCTTTCTGAATTTTCAACATTTCAACATCCTGTTTTATCGTAGCCTCAATGGTGTGATGCTCTGCTCCATTCTCCATCAGTTCAGTATTTGTGATTTGGGGAAATGCCTCAAAACATGAATCCAGTGATTGTGAAAGTTTCTCCCGTATTTTTTTCACTGTCTCTAGAAGATGTTTTCCCAGAGCTTTCTGGTACATGTCAAAGTAAGACATTGACTGCTCTTTTCTTATTGTATCAAACAGTCCTGGAGTGTTGATCACTGTGATGAATTTGTCCTCAACTTTTGCTTCATTTATGTCATTCTTTTTAGCACTAGACATAGAGCTACTAGACTCTTTAAACACATCTCTGCCCATAGTGTTTCCTGTTGCACTCTTTCCTGATCCAGTTTTACCTAGTAACACAATCCTCACATCTGAAGAAAAAGGAAGAATttcacaaaattattttctgttataGGTTAAtaggaaaaaaatgtataaatataacagGACAACATAAGAgcatttaatcttcaaaaaataatttcactttcttatttcttattttataggttaaaatgtaaaaaaaatatatgaacataacatgacataaacaaaaaatatttacataatacatAAGATAAacatggcccggtttcacagacatggcCCGGTttgctagtctcagactaaaatgaatgtgtgacctgtcttaactgaatataacttgccctgaaatatcttaaaatatattagtgccattgttttgtctcaagatgcagatCAGTAATGTAAtattctaaggcatttttataaaagcgatataaatatcttaattcaattaaggcatagtcctggcttaagctaaactgtgtctgtgaaaccgggtcaTAATATTTATCTTGATGAACATGATTGTTTTCAGTACTGtaaatttatatgaataaaattaggttcaaattatgcaaaataaatgttgtgTAAAACAAATGGCAAATTTGTAAAACAAGCAACATTTTTAATAGTACCCTTTAGATTAACTTACCTCCAAATGCCATTTCTGTTGCTGTTTGGTGTCTTTGATCAAGAATGTCTCAAGCTCCGTTCTCAGTCTCTGCctgaacagaaaatgtaaacatgctcaAGCACTCTGCAGGTAGGTTCCTATGGTTTTAGCCAAATATATGCACATTAGAGCTGTGGATATTCATTTGCCTTGCAAATCGATTCAATAACAATTCAGAGTGTCACGATTTGATGCATTGTCCTCCAATTCTagatagggatgcaccgataccagtattGGGTATTGGGGGTATTGTATTGGgggataccaagctcatgtacccGTACTCGTACTCATCCCACATAGCAGAAGGACTCGGCCCAAATGTGGCCTCAAAATGGCACTGCTGGCGCACTGCTGGCACTGGCATGCAACATGTCAGCCAAGTGTGGGCCATGTGTGGCAGTGATGGTACTGGATGCATGACGGCAGACAACAGTTGGGCCGATTGTGGATGGGAGGTATGTGGCCCAAGATCATGGTGATTGTGGgccacattttaaataagttgaTTTACTATGAATAATTATAGAAATTTAAGGATTTAAGCTTGCTAAAccttttgagagagagagagttatatGATCATCTGATCATCTTCCCTTTGTCTAGAATTAGCATAAATGTTTTCTTGCCattttataaacaatattttttaaagaaaatggtAGTTTTGTAATggtagaaaatatttttg
This sequence is a window from Triplophysa rosa linkage group LG4, Trosa_1v2, whole genome shotgun sequence. Protein-coding genes within it:
- the LOC130553247 gene encoding uncharacterized protein LOC130553247 isoform X2, giving the protein MAFGDVRIVLLGKTGSGKSATGNTMGRDVFKESSSSMSSAKKNDINEAKVEDKFITVINTPGLFDTIRKEQSMSYFDMYQKALGKHLLETVKKIREKLSQSLDSCFEAFPQITNTELMENGAEHHTIEATIKQDVEMLKIQKEIDMREIFKQQDIGKPSQPERRGSMNTPPSTCEDCVTR
- the LOC130553247 gene encoding uncharacterized protein LOC130553247 isoform X1 gives rise to the protein MAFGDVRIVLLGKTGSGKSATGNTMGRDVFKESSSSMSSAKKNDINEAKVEDKFITVINTPGLFDTIRKEQSMSYFDMYQKALGKHLLETVKKIREKLSQSLDSCFEAFPQITNTELMENGAEHHTIEATIKQDVEMLKIQKEIDMREIFKQQDIGKPSQPERRGSMNTPPNVRIVLLGKTGSGKSAIGNTTGERGV